One Scyliorhinus canicula chromosome 9, sScyCan1.1, whole genome shotgun sequence DNA segment encodes these proteins:
- the fgf19 gene encoding fibroblast growth factor 19, whose translation MALAPLERLRLWVAVRRLCLALVLTFARVAVARPLPDSGPHVNSGWDQTIRLMHLYTRQGADSYHLQINDDGTVDGSGERSAHSLLEIRAVAPGVVAIKGYRSGRYLCMEREGRLLGSLSYNEADCSFKERLLSGTYNLYWSETYQAAVSLSNRRHRAHTRGRAFPPFSQFLPIRNTLPLRPLPADHSREAPDPDSLPSSVIQTNSMDPLDFTYEDT comes from the exons ATGGCTCTCGCCCCGCTGGAGCGGCTCAGGTTGTGGGTGGCGGTGCGCAGACTGTGCCTGGCCCTGGTGCTGACCTTTGCTAGGGTGGCAGTGGCCAGGCCCTTGCCAGACTCGGGGCCACACGTGAACTCCGGCTGGGATCAGACCATCAGGTTGATGCACTTGTACACGAGGCAGGGCGCCGACAGCTACCACCTCCAGATCAATGATGATGGCACCGTGGACGGCAGCGGCGAGcggagcgcacaca GCCTCCTTGAGATCAGGGCAGTGGCTCCGGGAGTGGTGGCGATCAAAGGCTATCGCAGCGGCCGCTATCTGTGCATGGAGAGGGAGGGCAGGCTGCTCGGCTCG CTGTCTTACAACGAAGCTGACTGCTCGTTTAAAGAACGCTTGCTGTCCGGCACCTACAACTTGTACTGGTCGGAAACGTATCAAGCTGCCGTGTCCTTAAGCAACAGGAGGCATCGAGCTCACACAAGAGGGAGGGCATTCCCTCCTTTCTCTCAGTTCCTGCCCATACGGAACACGCTGCCTCTCCGGCCGCTGCCCGCTGACCATTCCAGGGAAGCTCCTGATCCTGACTCGCTGCCGTCGTCAGTTATTCAGACCAACAGCATGGATCCTCTCGATTTCACGTATGAAGACACATGA